The region CCGTTCATTGTAACGGTGCCCTTATCCGGACTGATCAGGCCATTGAGTATTTTCAGTAAAGTGGATTTCCCGGCACCATTATGACCTATCAATCCCAGACATTCACCTCTGCGCAGTTCGAAACTGATATCTTCCAGTGCCCAGAACTCCTTCTTCCTTAATTTGGTTGTATCATTTGTGCCGGTGAGGTTTCCAAAAATATCCATGGCACCGTACTTCAGCGAATGCTTGAAATCCTTACAGAATTTTTTCGCCAGTCCGTCTACCTTAATCAGTATATCGTTGTTTTCCATTGATCACCTGTCCATTTAACTTCCCGATCTCTCAATAATCACAGGCAGGGACACCCGGTACACAACCAACCCGAAAATGAGAATGAAAAAGGCAACACCGGTATACATCATGAACCTGCCCGGTGTTTCCAGGGGTAGCCCGACGCATAAATTCCGCACTTCCGGTATCAAGGTGGCCATGGGATTATACTTCATGAGGCTGGCAAAAAAGCTGTTCGTTGGCACCGGATAAACAACAGGCGTCAGGTACATAAGAAAAGGGAGAGACAGAGCCAGGGCACGCTGAATGTCTGTATACAGTAATCCGATGGGCGCAAGTAAAAGGCCGATTGAAAATCCGAACAGTACAATGGCTGCCAAACCCAAAGGTGCATATACGATATAACCACCCACCTGCTGCTTGTAGAAAAAATAAATCACCACAAGCATACCCGCTTTGATCAACAGGTTGAACAAAACCTGATATATGGCGCCCAGAAAAATACCTTCCCTGGGAACGTTGATCTTTACCAACATCGCTTTATTAGAGGTAATACTGGTGAGAGGCCCTAAGATACTTTCGGTAAATACCTGCCAAAGAATGGTTCCGACAAGGACAAATACAGGGTACTGAATATCGGTGGCCTGGGTGACCATGACATTATTCTCACGTAGGAATATCCACAGTGCTGCGGTAACCAATGGAGGAAGCAATGCCCAGGTAAAGCCAAGGATAGACTGGCGATATGTAGCTTTCAGATTCCGGACAAAAAGGCGATAACCCAGTTCGTGAGACTGACGGAGTTCACGAAATATTTCTATCAGGATCGGGAACAGGGCCAAACGCGCTTTTCCCGCAGCATAAGTTCTGGATTGGATTTTTTGCTTCATGAGATCTGTGACGGTCCCCTGACTATATCAGGACTTATGCTCTTTTGTTTTCCTGAACAACCGGAACCATCCTTTTCGCTCTGTTATGCGATCCTCCTCATAATATCCGTAGCCATAATGATACCCCCCATAGCCATAGCCGTATGAAAAGCTTGTACCGTAATGAGCCACCAGGCCTTTCTCATGGATATCATTCACGATGATTCCAATGTTCTTTACCGTTTCATTTTCATAATACCGGTTGATGGCTTCAAACTGGCTTTTCTTGGTATACAAGTGCCTTACGATGTATAGGTTCACATTTGAGAAACGGTTAATCAGCAGCGCATCCGTCACAAGCCCCAAAGGCGGTGTATCAATGACGATAATGGGATAGTCCTTCTTAAGTTCCTTTATCAAATTATCCAACCGTTGATTACCCAGTAGCTCCGCAGGATTGGGGGGGATGGGTCCGGCTGAAACAATATCCAGATTTTCTATTCCGCTGAATTGAATCATCTCTTCCTTGGTACAACGTTCAATGAGGTAGTTACTAAGTCCTACATCATTACGGATGCCAAAATCGGAATAGATCTTAGGTTTCCTGAGGTCAGCTCCGATGAGCAATGTACGCTTACCGGTTGCAGCGAAAATGGACGATAGATTAATGGCGCAAAACGTCTTCCCTTCTCCGCTTACTGATGAGGTGATCATGATAATGAAGTCTTCCTTCCCCTTCGCCATATAGTCAATGTTTGTCCGGATGGCACGGAATGCTTCGGAAATGACCGACTTCAGATTATTCACAACAATGAGATTGGTATTCTTACTGTTGTGTCCGACCATGCCCAGGATCGGAATACTTGTTGCATCCTCAATATCCCGCCTTTCAATGATTTTATTGTTCATCGTGTAGATCGCAAACACGAGGAAAAACGGAGCGATGATGGCGATGATAAGATTTGTCACATAAATGCGTGACACAAACGGCCCCATAAAACTAACGTTCAACCTGGTGGCCCTGTCCAATACGGTGGCGTTGGTCAGGTTGGCTGCTTTGGCAAGCCCTGCTTCGGCTTTCTTTCCGAGAAGGTAGGTATAGAGGTCGTTATTCAGTTTAAACTTTCTTTCTATATCGATGTACTCCCGCTCGGAGGCAGATAGGGTGCTGACCTTGGCCTCGGCTTCGGCAAGATGTTCATCAAGCAGTTCCATATCCATCTTGGATTTCACCCTGATGTTTTTCAGATTTTCGAGGAGAAATTCCTTTTGAGATGCGATCTGCTTTAGCAAGGGTTCAACGATGATGTTGTCTTCCGTATCCTTTACTTCAAAGGCAAGTTGCTCCCGTTTGTTGGTCAATTCAACCAGGCGTCCTACCAGGTTTGAAAGCACCCCTTCACCGATGCCAACCGTAGACGGAATGATGAGTCCCTTTCCGGATTCATCACTCTTCAAGTAGTCTTCAAGGTAATCGTAATAGCGCTCCTTAAGATCGAATTTGGCCTTTTCCTGCTCAAGTTGAACGAGTTTACGGTACACGTTCAAAGCTGCATCACCAAAACCGATGTCCATATTTTTCTCCTGGAACTTTTCCTTTTCAGCCTCAGCAATATCGAGTGAGTCTGAAATAATACCCAGCTGAATATCAATAAAGCCACTTGTATTCACTGCAATCCGGCTGTTGTTCTCTCGCCCGAAATCAATATACACATCGGCCAGGGCATTCAGAAAATCGATTTCCTTCTCGATCCGGTTTCCTTCAAGGGATATGATAAGAATGGAGGATTGCTTTTCCTGGGGCTCAATATTCAACCGTCCCTGATAGGATCTTGCCAGCACATCCAGATTCTGGATCACGAAAAAATACTGCCGTTCAAAAACCTGATTATTAAAAAAACTGGGGGCTTTGTTCACCACCATGGTCCCCAGTCCGATATGCACATCATCACCAAACGCATATTCCTTCGAGCGTCTGTTTTCTTCAGGTCCGTAAGACAGTACAAAGAGATCCTCGGAAATGATATCAATATAAAACCTGCGTCCTTTTAAGGTCTCAAGTCCCATAGAGTCCACCTGCACCCTGTAAGGGCTGGTCTTGTAAAGCTCGGTAGTATTGATCCTTCCGATTTCGTAATAAAATACTTCAAACGGAACACG is a window of Flavobacteriales bacterium DNA encoding:
- a CDS encoding ABC transporter permease codes for the protein MKQKIQSRTYAAGKARLALFPILIEIFRELRQSHELGYRLFVRNLKATYRQSILGFTWALLPPLVTAALWIFLRENNVMVTQATDIQYPVFVLVGTILWQVFTESILGPLTSITSNKAMLVKINVPREGIFLGAIYQVLFNLLIKAGMLVVIYFFYKQQVGGYIVYAPLGLAAIVLFGFSIGLLLAPIGLLYTDIQRALALSLPFLMYLTPVVYPVPTNSFFASLMKYNPMATLIPEVRNLCVGLPLETPGRFMMYTGVAFFILIFGLVVYRVSLPVIIERSGS
- a CDS encoding polysaccharide biosynthesis tyrosine autokinase — encoded protein: MSTTDLRTAATEESSSFDIKSFLVRCLQYWYFFLIAIVLSLLFSFYKARYSEASYGVSTTILVNDEYSSWGREYFLHGMELVSARGRLVNEVGILKSFPVIRRTLDRVPFEVFYYEIGRINTTELYKTSPYRVQVDSMGLETLKGRRFYIDIISEDLFVLSYGPEENRRSKEYAFGDDVHIGLGTMVVNKAPSFFNNQVFERQYFFVIQNLDVLARSYQGRLNIEPQEKQSSILIISLEGNRIEKEIDFLNALADVYIDFGRENNSRIAVNTSGFIDIQLGIISDSLDIAEAEKEKFQEKNMDIGFGDAALNVYRKLVQLEQEKAKFDLKERYYDYLEDYLKSDESGKGLIIPSTVGIGEGVLSNLVGRLVELTNKREQLAFEVKDTEDNIIVEPLLKQIASQKEFLLENLKNIRVKSKMDMELLDEHLAEAEAKVSTLSASEREYIDIERKFKLNNDLYTYLLGKKAEAGLAKAANLTNATVLDRATRLNVSFMGPFVSRIYVTNLIIAIIAPFFLVFAIYTMNNKIIERRDIEDATSIPILGMVGHNSKNTNLIVVNNLKSVISEAFRAIRTNIDYMAKGKEDFIIMITSSVSGEGKTFCAINLSSIFAATGKRTLLIGADLRKPKIYSDFGIRNDVGLSNYLIERCTKEEMIQFSGIENLDIVSAGPIPPNPAELLGNQRLDNLIKELKKDYPIIVIDTPPLGLVTDALLINRFSNVNLYIVRHLYTKKSQFEAINRYYENETVKNIGIIVNDIHEKGLVAHYGTSFSYGYGYGGYHYGYGYYEEDRITERKGWFRLFRKTKEHKS